A single window of Aquarana catesbeiana isolate 2022-GZ linkage group LG10, ASM4218655v1, whole genome shotgun sequence DNA harbors:
- the LOC141110516 gene encoding chemerin-like receptor 1: MTGSMETNTTEETNTNEDFYTTMPNILRVSYMVVLSVISLLGIAGNSLVIWFVAFKMKKTVNSVWFSSLAFADFTFCLLLPLLVSYVALGSHWPFGTFICKLGLFAAYLNMCASVLQLTVISIDRCISVVFPVWCQNHRTVRLAMKVALAVWIVSILLNIPYLINTHADDSDENVVTCYKEYSMQRAQVIIRFIVLFVIPFTIIIFCYTVIFLRIQRNRRLTSTKPFKVIAAVIISFFICWLPGHVFSLLRSYGSDTWNHNFRLVIYIGQLLSTLLAFSNSCVNPLLYVFIGKDLKEKFWIAIKSAFERAFTEDTNLTDPKRGRSLPDHAIS; the protein is encoded by the coding sequence ATGACTGGAAGTATGGAGACCAACACCACAGAGGAAACTAACACAAATGAAGACTTCTATACCACTATGCCTAATATACTCCGTGTTTCATACATGGTAGTTTTATCTGTGATAAGTTTGCTGGGAATAGCTGGAAATAGTCTGGTCATCTGGTTCGTTGCCTTCAAGATGAAGAAGACGGTAAACTCTGTTTGGTTCTCCAGTTTAGCTTTTGCTGATTTTACCTTCTGCCTTCTCCTACCCTTACTTGTTAGTTATGTGGCCCTTGGCAGTCACTGGCCATTTGGAACCTTCATCTGCAAGCTTGGCCTTTTTGCAGCATATCTCAATATGTGTGCCAGTGTCCTACAACTCACCGTCATCAGCATTGATCGCTGCATCTCCGTAGTCTTCCCTGTTTGGTGTCAGAACCATCGCACCGTGAGACTGGCCATGAAAGTTGCTCTTGCTGTTTGGATTGTATCTATTCTACTCAATATACCTTACTTGATAAATACACACGCAGATGACAGTGATGAAAATGTTGTGACTTGTTATAAAGAATATTCAATGCAACGTGCACAAGTCATAATAAGATTTATTGTTCTGTTTGTTATACCTTTTACCATCATTATCTTCTGTTACACTGTCATCTTTTTGCGCATTCAAAGAAATCGCAGATTAACATCTACCAAACCGTTCAAAGTTATTGCTGCCGTCATCATTTCCTTCTTTATTTGCTGGCTTCCTGGCCATGTATTCTCCCTCTTGCGTTCATACGGAAGTGACACGTGGAATCATAATTTCAGGCTTGTGATTTATATAGGCCAACTTTTATCAACATTGTTGGCTTTTTCCAACAGCTGTGTTAACCCTCTTCTCTATGTCTTCATTGGCAAAGACTTAAAGGAAAAATTCTGGATTGCCATTAAATCTGCTTTTGAGAGAGCTTTCACCGAGGACACCAACCTTACAGATCCAAAGAGAGGCCGATCTTTACCTGATCATGCAATAAGCTAA